One Nocardia sp. BMG111209 DNA segment encodes these proteins:
- the mftA gene encoding mycofactocin precursor MftA (Mycofactocin is a small molecule electron carrier derived from the final two amino acids, Val-Tyr, of MftA, the mycofactocin precursor. It plays a role in redox homeostasis and the metabolism of alcohols and aldehydes in Actinobacteria, including Mycobacterium tuberculosis.), which translates to MAENKVDQSTELLDDLLVEEVSIDGMCGVY; encoded by the coding sequence ATGGCTGAGAACAAGGTCGACCAGTCCACCGAACTCCTCGACGATCTGCTGGTCGAAGAGGTGTCGATCGACGGAATGTGCGGTGTCTACTGA
- a CDS encoding mycofactocin-coupled SDR family oxidoreductase: protein MSDRDSEPGRGAGRVALVTGAARGIGAATVLALAERGWSVVAVDLAADDPHLPYAMGTRDELEAVVLAAKEAGGQAISYIADVRDTEALRGAVTTAVDNWGGLDAALAVAGVMTGGVPLWEQSVEEERVVLDICLGGVMNLARAAIPALLARPEPRSGRFLAIASAAATKGLPMLAAYCAAKAGVTGLIRALAAELGSSGVTANAVSPGSTDTAILAETARLYGLPEPGRFAYQQPVGRLLEPAEIASVLAFLAGAESGAMTGSIVSADGGLSL from the coding sequence ATGAGCGATCGGGATTCGGAGCCGGGGCGCGGCGCGGGCCGGGTGGCTCTGGTGACCGGTGCCGCGCGCGGTATCGGCGCGGCGACCGTGCTGGCCCTGGCCGAGCGCGGCTGGTCGGTGGTGGCCGTCGACCTGGCCGCCGACGATCCGCATCTGCCGTACGCCATGGGCACCCGCGACGAGCTGGAGGCCGTGGTGCTGGCCGCGAAAGAGGCCGGGGGACAGGCTATTTCGTATATCGCCGATGTGCGTGACACCGAGGCGCTGCGCGGCGCGGTGACGACGGCGGTGGACAACTGGGGCGGGCTGGACGCGGCGCTCGCCGTGGCGGGCGTGATGACCGGCGGAGTTCCGTTGTGGGAGCAGTCCGTCGAGGAGGAACGGGTGGTCCTCGACATCTGCCTCGGCGGCGTCATGAATCTGGCGCGGGCGGCGATACCCGCGCTGCTCGCGCGGCCCGAGCCGCGATCGGGGCGGTTCCTGGCGATCGCCTCGGCGGCGGCCACCAAGGGACTGCCGATGCTGGCGGCGTACTGCGCCGCGAAAGCCGGTGTGACGGGACTGATCCGGGCACTGGCCGCGGAACTCGGCAGCAGTGGGGTGACCGCGAACGCGGTCAGTCCCGGCTCGACCGATACCGCGATTCTCGCCGAGACCGCTCGGCTGTACGGACTGCCGGAACCGGGGCGGTTCGCTTACCAGCAGCCGGTGGGCCGGCTGCTGGAACCTGCCGAGATCGCTTCGGTGCTGGCATTTCTCGCCGGTGCGGAATCCGGGGCGATGACCGGTTCGATCGTTTCCGCGGACGGAGGGCTGTCACTGTGA
- a CDS encoding adenylate/guanylate cyclase domain-containing protein, with amino-acid sequence MSASPLPGPGDSPLPGPGDSTLPGPGDSVLPGPGDSTLPGPGDSVLPGPGDPMPPGPGDSIPPGPGDSGPVPPGLGEPLCYTAAEAATAAGVTVQRARRYWRALGYPQAPDGALEFTASDVELLRLITGYVTDGALDEPESLRLTRILSRAIGYLAQLQMEIVASHRDRSRAVGRDAVEQLVLRMPEAQWVLGQMWRRQVSTAIGRLDETAESEMPVAGVGFADIVGFTELSRSYSDIDLKRLIARFEYRATEIVADCGGNVVKMLGDEVLFTTDTAVDLADIATRLAARFATDSLIPGVRIGLAHGSVLHYLGDVFGPTVNLASRLTALAEPHTVLAAPEVAGELAGHPGFELKSLGERDIRGVGPVEPIRVERARA; translated from the coding sequence GTGTCCGCGTCGCCGCTGCCGGGCCCCGGCGATTCGCCGCTGCCGGGCCCCGGCGATTCGACACTGCCGGGCCCCGGCGATTCGGTACTGCCGGGCCCCGGCGATTCGACACTGCCGGGCCCCGGCGATTCGGTACTGCCGGGCCCCGGCGATCCGATGCCGCCGGGCCCCGGTGACTCGATCCCGCCGGGCCCCGGTGACTCGGGACCGGTGCCCCCGGGTCTCGGGGAACCGTTGTGCTACACCGCAGCCGAGGCGGCGACCGCCGCGGGTGTCACGGTGCAACGCGCCCGCCGGTACTGGCGGGCGCTGGGCTACCCCCAGGCCCCGGACGGCGCGCTGGAATTCACCGCCTCCGACGTCGAACTGCTGCGCCTGATCACCGGTTACGTCACCGACGGGGCGCTCGACGAGCCGGAATCGTTGCGGCTCACCAGGATTCTCAGTCGGGCGATCGGCTATCTGGCGCAGTTGCAGATGGAGATCGTCGCCAGTCACCGGGACCGCTCCCGGGCCGTGGGCCGGGACGCGGTCGAGCAACTGGTGCTGCGGATGCCGGAGGCCCAGTGGGTACTCGGGCAGATGTGGCGACGGCAGGTGTCGACCGCGATCGGCCGGTTGGACGAGACCGCCGAATCCGAGATGCCCGTCGCCGGTGTGGGTTTCGCGGATATCGTGGGCTTCACCGAACTGAGCCGGTCGTATTCGGACATCGATCTGAAGCGGCTGATCGCGCGGTTCGAGTACCGCGCCACCGAGATCGTCGCCGACTGCGGCGGCAACGTGGTGAAGATGCTCGGCGACGAGGTGCTGTTCACCACCGACACCGCGGTCGACCTGGCCGATATCGCGACCCGGCTGGCGGCGCGGTTCGCCACCGACTCGCTGATTCCGGGGGTCCGGATCGGGCTGGCCCACGGTTCGGTGCTGCACTATCTCGGAGATGTGTTCGGCCCCACGGTGAATCTGGCCAGCCGGCTCACCGCCCTCGCCGAGCCGCACACCGTGCTGGCCGCCCCGGAGGTGGCCGGCGAACTGGCCGGGCATCCGGGCTTCGAACTGAAGTCGCTGGGGGAGCGGGATATTCGTGGCGTCGGCCCGGTCGAGCCGATCCGGGTGGAGCGCGCGCGGGCCTAG
- the mftB gene encoding mycofactocin biosynthesis chaperone MftB (MftB, a small protein, is a peptide chaperone that assists the radical SAM enzyme MftC in performing two modifications to the C-terminal Val-Tyr dipeptide of the mycofactocin precursor peptide, MftA. MftB's role is analogous to the role of PqqD in the biosynthesis of PQQ, a cofactor that derives entirely from a Tyr and a Glu in the precursor PqqA.) — translation MSTELSAAAGAAPAAPAPFDLEAAWQVSELVSIRPERFGAMLYHFGNRRLSFLKNRTLFTVLQGLAESGSARDACLAAGLTEADLPVYRNALAALAASDMIRERTDPQ, via the coding sequence GTGTCTACTGAGCTGAGCGCCGCCGCGGGCGCTGCCCCGGCGGCGCCCGCCCCGTTCGACCTCGAGGCCGCCTGGCAGGTCTCGGAGCTGGTGTCGATCCGGCCCGAACGGTTCGGCGCGATGCTCTACCACTTCGGCAACCGGCGGCTGTCCTTCCTGAAGAACCGCACGTTGTTCACGGTCCTGCAGGGCCTGGCCGAATCCGGCAGTGCCCGCGACGCCTGTCTGGCGGCCGGGCTCACCGAGGCCGACCTGCCCGTCTACCGCAACGCCCTCGCCGCCCTCGCGGCCTCCGACATGATCCGGGAAAGGACCGATCCGCAGTGA
- a CDS encoding aldehyde dehydrogenase codes for MMQYPMFIDGKDHSPLGREWFSTDNPYLGTSWAQIAKGGADDVDAAVTAAHRAFTSGPWPEFTPSQRGALLRKLGDVLAEHAQRLAELETRDNGKLYAEMFAQVSYLPQWFYYYGGLADKAEGTVLPLDKKGYFAYTKKEPVGVVGIITPWNSPLMLLTWKLAPALAAGCTVVIKPSEFTSASAVELVRLFDEAGVPPGVINVVTGFGADVGSPLVEHPLIRKISFTGSDGTGRFIGSAAAKDFKHVSLELGGKSPNIVFADADLDAAVNGVVSGIFAATGQTCLAGSRLLVQREIHDEFVGRVVELAKSARMGDPRDETTQVGPVTTPPQYRKVLDYIDVAKAEGAQVVLGGGPAQRPECGNGWFVEPTIFTGVDNSMRIAQEEVFGPVLAVIPFDDEEHAVALANDVRFGLAAGVWTSDIGRGFRMADRIRSGTVWVNTYRAVSYLAPFGGFKDSGIGRENGIAAVEEYLENKTVWINTGAPVGNPFVIR; via the coding sequence ATGATGCAGTATCCGATGTTCATCGACGGGAAGGATCATTCTCCTCTCGGGAGAGAGTGGTTCTCCACCGATAACCCCTATCTGGGCACCTCCTGGGCGCAGATCGCGAAGGGCGGCGCCGACGATGTCGACGCCGCCGTCACGGCCGCACACCGGGCCTTCACCTCCGGTCCCTGGCCGGAATTCACCCCCAGTCAGCGCGGCGCGCTGCTGCGCAAGCTCGGCGACGTGCTCGCCGAGCACGCGCAGCGGCTGGCCGAACTGGAGACCCGCGACAACGGCAAGCTCTACGCCGAGATGTTCGCGCAGGTCTCCTACCTGCCGCAGTGGTTCTACTACTACGGCGGGCTGGCGGACAAGGCCGAGGGCACGGTGCTGCCGCTGGACAAGAAGGGCTACTTCGCGTACACGAAGAAGGAGCCGGTCGGCGTGGTCGGCATCATCACGCCGTGGAATTCGCCGCTGATGCTGCTCACCTGGAAGCTGGCGCCCGCGCTGGCGGCCGGCTGCACGGTGGTGATCAAGCCGTCGGAGTTCACCTCCGCGTCCGCCGTCGAACTGGTGCGGCTGTTCGACGAGGCGGGTGTGCCGCCCGGGGTGATCAACGTGGTCACCGGATTCGGCGCGGACGTCGGCTCACCGCTGGTCGAACATCCGCTGATCCGCAAGATCAGCTTCACCGGCTCGGACGGCACCGGCCGGTTCATCGGATCCGCGGCGGCCAAGGACTTCAAGCACGTCAGCCTCGAATTGGGCGGCAAGTCACCGAATATCGTGTTCGCCGACGCGGATCTGGACGCCGCGGTCAACGGCGTGGTGTCGGGGATCTTCGCGGCCACCGGGCAGACCTGCCTGGCCGGCTCGCGGCTGCTCGTACAGCGCGAGATCCACGACGAATTCGTCGGCCGCGTCGTGGAATTGGCGAAATCGGCGCGGATGGGCGATCCGCGTGACGAGACCACCCAGGTCGGCCCGGTCACCACGCCGCCGCAGTACCGGAAGGTGCTCGACTACATCGACGTGGCGAAAGCCGAAGGCGCACAGGTGGTTCTGGGTGGCGGACCGGCGCAGCGGCCGGAATGCGGCAACGGCTGGTTCGTGGAGCCGACCATCTTCACCGGCGTCGACAACTCGATGCGGATCGCGCAGGAGGAGGTGTTCGGCCCGGTACTCGCCGTCATCCCCTTCGACGACGAGGAGCATGCCGTCGCCCTCGCCAACGACGTGCGGTTCGGCCTCGCGGCCGGCGTCTGGACCTCCGACATCGGCCGCGGATTCCGCATGGCCGACCGCATCCGCTCCGGCACGGTGTGGGTGAACACCTATCGTGCGGTGAGCTATCTGGCCCCCTTCGGCGGGTTCAAGGACTCCGGCATCGGCCGGGAGAACGGCATCGCCGCCGTCGAGGAATACCTCGAGAACAAGACCGTGTGGATCAACACCGGTGCGCCGGTGGGCAATCCGTTCGTCATCCGCTGA
- a CDS encoding LysR family transcriptional regulator — protein MDLKQLKALVTVAEVGSVTRAAELLHLVQPAVTRQIRAMETELGVTLFERTRNGMQLTEAGAIMAERARRALRELARATAEIQPQRGEVAGQVTVGLLESTIDTLAEPLVTAVKANHPHIELRMLTGYSGHLQRWLDDGDLDVTLLYNLTDTPSVNVAPLLSEQLWAVAPPEAGLRADEPITLAEVAEQSLVMPAPGHALRALIDTAAARNDILFDVSVQTNSLALQKQFVLGGHGWTILPGAGIVADVSAGLLSAAPLCEPEIRRVVVLGMPRTGRLPAAAEVVAQELVRQVRTAVQAGRWPSARWKDHAATDR, from the coding sequence GTGGACCTGAAACAACTGAAGGCACTGGTGACCGTGGCCGAGGTCGGCAGCGTGACCCGGGCGGCGGAGTTGCTGCACCTCGTGCAGCCGGCGGTCACCCGGCAGATCCGCGCGATGGAGACCGAACTCGGCGTCACGCTGTTCGAACGCACCCGCAACGGTATGCAGCTCACCGAGGCGGGCGCGATCATGGCCGAACGCGCCCGGCGGGCGCTGCGCGAACTGGCCCGTGCCACCGCGGAGATCCAGCCCCAGCGCGGCGAGGTCGCCGGGCAGGTCACCGTCGGGCTGCTGGAGAGCACGATCGACACGCTGGCCGAACCGCTGGTGACCGCGGTCAAGGCGAACCATCCGCATATCGAATTGCGAATGCTCACCGGCTATTCCGGCCATCTGCAACGCTGGCTCGACGACGGCGATCTCGACGTCACGCTGCTGTACAACCTCACCGACACCCCCTCGGTGAACGTCGCGCCGCTGCTGAGCGAGCAGCTGTGGGCGGTGGCGCCGCCGGAGGCCGGACTGCGGGCCGACGAGCCGATCACGCTGGCCGAGGTCGCCGAGCAGTCACTGGTGATGCCCGCTCCCGGGCACGCCCTGCGCGCGCTCATCGACACCGCCGCGGCGCGCAACGACATCCTCTTCGACGTGAGCGTGCAGACCAATTCCCTGGCGCTGCAGAAGCAGTTCGTACTCGGCGGGCACGGGTGGACCATCCTGCCCGGCGCGGGCATCGTCGCGGACGTGTCGGCCGGGTTGCTGAGCGCGGCGCCGTTGTGCGAGCCCGAGATTCGCCGGGTGGTGGTGCTCGGCATGCCGCGCACCGGGCGGTTGCCGGCGGCCGCGGAGGTCGTCGCGCAGGAACTGGTCCGGCAGGTGCGCACCGCGGTCCAGGCGGGGCGCTGGCCGTCCGCGCGCTGGAAGGATCACGCCGCCACCGACCGGTAG
- the mftE gene encoding mycofactocin biosynthesis peptidyl-dipeptidase MftE — protein MTRLADLTWTDVRDRAAAGALLAVPIGATEQHGPHLPLSTDTDIAVALCDRLARSRADVLVAPPVAYGASGEHAGFPGTLSIGLEATELLLLELGRSACDTFEHLLFVSAHGGNAAPVARAAARLRAETRDVQVFSPRWSGDPHAGRTETALLLALRPEAVHPARAVPGNTSPLTELMPDLRSGGVRAVSESGILGDPTGATAAEGATLLDTLTTALLREVTTWREPSAAVASR, from the coding sequence ATGACCCGCCTGGCCGACCTGACCTGGACCGACGTGCGCGACCGCGCGGCCGCCGGTGCGTTGCTGGCGGTGCCGATCGGCGCCACCGAGCAGCACGGACCGCATCTGCCGCTGAGCACCGACACCGATATCGCGGTGGCACTGTGCGATCGGCTCGCGCGGTCCCGCGCCGACGTCCTGGTCGCGCCGCCGGTGGCCTACGGCGCCAGTGGCGAGCACGCCGGATTCCCGGGCACGCTGTCGATCGGCCTCGAGGCCACCGAACTGCTGCTGCTGGAACTGGGCCGGTCCGCCTGCGACACCTTCGAGCATCTGCTGTTCGTCTCGGCCCACGGCGGCAACGCCGCACCGGTGGCCCGCGCGGCCGCTCGGTTGCGCGCGGAAACCCGTGACGTGCAAGTCTTCTCGCCGCGCTGGTCCGGCGACCCGCATGCGGGCCGCACCGAGACGGCGCTGCTGCTGGCGCTGCGGCCGGAGGCGGTCCATCCGGCCCGCGCCGTCCCGGGCAACACCAGCCCGCTCACCGAACTGATGCCGGACCTCCGCTCCGGCGGTGTCCGCGCCGTGAGCGAATCCGGCATCCTCGGCGACCCCACCGGCGCCACCGCCGCCGAGGGCGCCACCCTGCTCGACACCCTGACCACCGCACTGCTCCGGGAGGTGACCACATGGCGCGAACCGTCCGCCGCCGTCGCGTCCCGATGA
- the mftF gene encoding mycofactocin biosynthesis glycosyltransferase MftF (Members of this protein family, MftF, are glycosyltransferases, members of PF00535 (glycosyl transferase family 2). The encoding gene is found as part of the mycofactocin cassette, in Mycobacterium tuberculosis, many other Actinobacteria, and occasional members of other lineages. Mycofactocin itself, a putative redox carrier, is a heavily modified derivative of the C-terminal Val-Tyr dipeptide of the mycofactocin precursor MftA (TIGR03969).) — translation MTENYALATTLSAIDPLPTGFHVVPDASVRLLPGNLWWGGTPSRVLRLTPAGSRLWQQLEAGPVTSRAAGVLARRLTDSGLAHPRPPRPEVRPNLTVVIPIRDRAAMLARCLDALGADYPVVVIDDGSDDPVSLAAVADRPGVTLIRHDRNRGPAAARNTALRRVRTELIAFLDSDCVPEPDWIDSLAGHFADPVVAAVAPRIVTLPTGGHTRRCGLDLGDRPARVQPQGAVAYVPTAALLVRRGAVLDVGWDGEAFDPDLRVGEDVDLVWRLHEAGWRVRYDPAVRVAHEEPVALPRLLARRFRYGTSAAPLAQLHPGSVPPLIVHPWAVLTVFGLIARRPSLALAGAIGSAATVAVPLDRAGVPADLALGATAAGVHRTAVETGRYATQFAAPLILAAALPGGRRRWGRRLALAALLLATGLRDGADGRPLRTAAYRLADDVAYGAGVYTGCVRNRTWKPLRPKFVRPRMRGN, via the coding sequence GTGACCGAGAACTATGCGCTGGCTACAACACTCAGCGCGATCGATCCACTGCCGACCGGATTCCACGTGGTACCGGACGCGAGCGTGCGACTGCTGCCCGGGAATCTCTGGTGGGGCGGAACCCCTTCGCGCGTCCTGCGATTGACCCCCGCCGGGAGCCGGTTGTGGCAGCAGCTGGAGGCGGGGCCGGTGACCAGCCGGGCCGCCGGGGTGCTGGCCCGCCGGCTGACCGATTCGGGTCTCGCGCATCCGCGGCCGCCGCGGCCGGAGGTCCGGCCCAATCTCACCGTGGTGATCCCGATCCGCGACCGCGCCGCCATGCTGGCGCGCTGCCTGGACGCCCTCGGCGCGGACTATCCGGTGGTCGTGATCGACGACGGCTCCGACGATCCGGTATCGCTGGCCGCCGTGGCCGACCGCCCGGGGGTGACGCTGATCCGGCACGACCGCAACCGCGGTCCCGCAGCGGCGCGCAACACCGCGCTGCGCCGGGTCCGCACCGAGCTGATCGCCTTCCTGGACAGCGACTGTGTGCCGGAGCCGGACTGGATCGACAGTCTCGCAGGGCATTTCGCCGATCCGGTGGTGGCCGCGGTGGCGCCGCGGATCGTCACGCTGCCCACCGGCGGACATACCCGCCGCTGCGGACTGGATCTCGGTGACCGCCCGGCGCGGGTGCAGCCGCAGGGCGCGGTGGCCTATGTACCCACCGCCGCGCTGCTGGTGCGCCGCGGCGCCGTACTCGATGTCGGCTGGGACGGTGAGGCTTTCGATCCCGACCTGCGTGTCGGCGAGGACGTCGACCTGGTGTGGCGGCTGCACGAGGCGGGCTGGCGGGTGCGCTACGACCCGGCCGTGCGGGTCGCGCACGAGGAGCCGGTCGCGCTGCCGCGGCTGCTGGCCCGGCGCTTCCGCTACGGCACCTCGGCCGCGCCACTGGCACAACTGCATCCGGGCAGCGTGCCGCCGCTGATCGTGCATCCCTGGGCGGTGCTGACGGTGTTCGGGCTGATTGCCCGGCGGCCGTCGCTGGCGCTGGCCGGGGCGATCGGCAGCGCCGCCACCGTCGCGGTGCCGCTCGACCGCGCCGGGGTGCCGGCCGATCTCGCCCTCGGCGCGACAGCCGCCGGTGTCCACCGCACCGCCGTCGAAACCGGAAGATACGCAACGCAGTTCGCGGCGCCGCTGATACTGGCGGCGGCCCTGCCCGGCGGCCGGCGCCGCTGGGGCCGGCGGCTGGCCCTGGCCGCACTGCTCCTGGCGACCGGCCTGCGCGACGGCGCCGACGGTCGTCCGCTGCGCACCGCCGCGTACCGGCTCGCCGACGACGTGGCCTACGGCGCCGGCGTCTATACCGGGTGCGTGCGAAACCGAACCTGGAAGCCGTTGCGCCCGAAGTTCGTCCGCCCACGCATGCGCGGCAACTGA
- the mftC gene encoding mycofactocin radical SAM maturase (MftC is a radical SAM/SPASM enzyme that catalyzes the first two steps in biosynthesis of the electron carrier mycofactocin from the terminal Val-Tyr dipeptide of the precursor peptide MftA.) has translation MTATPLPLVEQFQFGLESPICLTWELTYACNLSCVHCLSSSGRRDPRELTTAECKSLIDEFERMQVFYVNIGGGEPTVRPDFWELVDYATDHHVGVKFSTNGIRITDEAAHKVAGNSYVDVQISLDGATAEINDAVRGAGSYATSMRALDRLAAAGAKDMKLSVVMTRHNVAQLDEFAAIADRYGAQLRLTRLRPSGRGADVWDDLHLLPAQQRELYDWLLGHGERVLTGDSFFHLAGYGESLPGLNLCGAGRVVCLVDPVGDVYACPFAIHDEFLAGNVRTPGGFERVWRESELFTELRRPQTGGACTSCSAYDSCRGGCMAAKFFTGLPLDGPDPECVRGHGESALATADRTVAPKPTGDHSHRGKKVTLGLPGMPQRACDENPLSDFAATLADTGARG, from the coding sequence GTGACCGCCACCCCGCTGCCCCTGGTCGAACAGTTCCAGTTCGGGCTCGAATCACCCATCTGCCTCACCTGGGAACTGACCTACGCCTGCAACCTGTCCTGCGTGCACTGCCTGTCCAGCTCGGGCCGGCGCGATCCGCGGGAACTGACCACCGCCGAATGCAAGTCGCTGATCGACGAGTTCGAGCGGATGCAGGTCTTCTACGTGAACATCGGCGGCGGGGAACCGACCGTGCGCCCGGACTTCTGGGAACTGGTCGACTACGCGACCGACCACCACGTCGGAGTCAAGTTCTCCACCAACGGTATTCGCATCACCGACGAGGCGGCCCACAAGGTCGCCGGCAACAGCTATGTGGACGTGCAGATCTCGCTGGACGGCGCCACCGCGGAGATCAACGACGCGGTGCGCGGCGCGGGCTCCTACGCCACCTCGATGCGTGCGCTGGACCGGCTGGCCGCCGCGGGTGCGAAGGATATGAAGCTGTCGGTCGTGATGACCCGGCACAATGTCGCTCAGCTCGACGAGTTCGCCGCCATCGCAGACCGTTACGGCGCACAGCTGCGCCTGACCCGGTTGCGTCCGTCCGGCCGTGGCGCCGACGTATGGGACGACCTGCACCTGCTGCCGGCCCAGCAGCGCGAGCTGTACGACTGGCTGCTCGGTCACGGTGAGCGGGTGCTGACCGGCGATTCCTTCTTCCACCTCGCGGGTTACGGCGAATCGCTGCCGGGCCTGAACCTGTGCGGCGCCGGTCGCGTGGTGTGCCTGGTCGACCCGGTCGGCGACGTGTACGCCTGCCCGTTCGCCATCCACGACGAATTCCTCGCCGGAAACGTCCGCACCCCGGGCGGATTCGAGCGGGTCTGGCGGGAGTCGGAGCTGTTCACCGAGCTGCGCCGCCCGCAGACCGGTGGCGCCTGCACCTCGTGCTCGGCCTACGACAGCTGCCGCGGCGGCTGCATGGCCGCCAAGTTCTTCACCGGCCTGCCGCTGGACGGCCCGGATCCGGAATGCGTACGCGGCCATGGCGAATCGGCCCTGGCGACCGCCGACCGGACCGTCGCCCCCAAGCCCACCGGTGACCATTCGCACCGCGGCAAGAAGGTCACCCTCGGCCTGCCCGGCATGCCGCAGCGCGCCTGCGACGAGAACCCGCTGTCCGATTTCGCGGCCACCCTGGCCGATACCGGCGCCCGGGGCTGA
- the mftD gene encoding pre-mycofactocin synthase MftD (MftD, an enzyme found in the mycofactocin biosynthesis locus, performs an oxidative deamination of 3-amino-5-[(p-hydroxyphenyl)methyl]-4,4-dimethyl-2-pyrrolidinone (AHDP). The resulting compound, now called pre-mycofactocin (PMFT), is a biologically active redox cofactor that can oxidize the non-exchangeable NADH of TIGR03971 family SDR-type oxidoreductases.), with protein MAGGWFETVAEAQRRAQKRLPPSVYSALLAGSEKGVTYRDNMSAFDEIGFAPLTAGMSGKRDLSTTFLGQEISLPVIISPTGVQAVHPDGEVAVARAAAARGTAMGLSSFASKPVEDVIAANPKTFYQLYWIGSRDDMLRRLDRARQAGALAIILTLDWSFSYGRDWGSPHIPEKLTFREAMRFAPEALRRPGWLWSFARTGHIPDLTAPNMAAADGTVPTFFGAYGEWMNTAPPSWDDVRWLVEQWEGPLLLKGVYRVDEARRAVDAGVAAISVSNHGGNNLDGTPASIRALPAIVDAVGDQLEVVIDGGIRRGSDVVKAVALGARAVMIGRAYLWGLAANGQAGVENVLDVLRNGIDSTLLALGHSSIHDLSRSDVLLPPDFVRALGTGDR; from the coding sequence ATGGCCGGTGGCTGGTTCGAGACCGTGGCCGAGGCGCAGCGTCGCGCGCAGAAGCGACTGCCGCCGTCGGTGTACAGCGCGCTGCTGGCCGGTTCGGAGAAGGGCGTCACCTATCGGGACAACATGAGCGCCTTCGACGAGATCGGCTTCGCGCCACTGACCGCGGGCATGTCCGGTAAGCGCGACCTGTCCACCACCTTTCTGGGACAGGAGATCTCGCTGCCGGTGATCATCTCCCCGACCGGGGTGCAGGCGGTGCATCCGGACGGCGAGGTGGCCGTGGCGCGCGCCGCCGCCGCCCGCGGCACCGCGATGGGGCTGAGCTCGTTCGCGAGCAAGCCGGTGGAGGATGTGATCGCCGCCAATCCGAAGACCTTCTACCAGCTCTACTGGATCGGGTCCCGCGACGATATGCTGCGCCGCCTGGACCGGGCCCGGCAGGCCGGGGCGCTGGCGATCATCCTCACCCTGGACTGGTCGTTCTCCTACGGCCGCGACTGGGGCAGCCCGCACATCCCGGAGAAGCTCACCTTCCGCGAGGCCATGCGCTTCGCGCCGGAGGCGCTGCGCCGGCCGGGCTGGCTGTGGTCGTTCGCGCGGACCGGGCACATCCCGGACCTCACCGCGCCGAATATGGCCGCCGCCGACGGCACGGTGCCGACCTTCTTCGGTGCGTACGGCGAATGGATGAACACCGCGCCGCCGTCCTGGGACGATGTGCGCTGGCTGGTGGAACAGTGGGAGGGCCCGCTGCTGCTCAAGGGCGTCTACCGGGTCGACGAGGCGCGGCGCGCCGTCGACGCCGGAGTGGCCGCCATCTCGGTGTCCAACCACGGCGGCAACAACCTCGACGGCACCCCGGCCTCGATCCGCGCGCTGCCCGCGATCGTGGACGCGGTCGGCGATCAGCTCGAGGTCGTGATCGACGGCGGCATCCGCCGCGGCAGCGATGTGGTGAAGGCCGTGGCCCTCGGCGCTCGCGCGGTGATGATCGGCCGCGCCTACCTGTGGGGCCTCGCCGCCAACGGCCAGGCCGGCGTCGAGAACGTGCTCGACGTGCTGCGCAACGGTATCGATTCCACGCTACTGGCCCTGGGGCACAGCTCGATCCACGATCTGAGCCGCTCGGACGTGCTGCTACCGCCGGACTTCGTGCGCGCCCTCGGCACCGGCGACCGGTAG